The window ATACACGAATATAATGGTTAAAACGCCAAAAATGACAGGTGTTATCCTGAATGAATCGTAGAGTGAGATTCCAAAAATCGATAAGATCCTGTATACATAAGCCGGGGTCATCCAGAGGCCAAGTGGATGAAAGTTATTTACAAGCATGCCCCAAGGAGCTTTGGCGTACGGGAAAAAGTTCACCCACTCCCCAAGTTTAAGGGAATACTTAACGTATGCCATATGAAAATATGTGTCATAGCCAAGAAGATAGCTTAATCTAAAGGGTATTAAGCGAATAGCGATGGCGATGCTAGTTAAAATAGGGAGGGCATACTTTGGTTTAAGCAGGTTTTTGATAACGCTCAGAATGAATTCTAGTGTAACTGTTCTCACTTGAATCCCCCATAGCAGTACCTTTTCTGAGAATATTAAAAGCATTGTGTTATTCTCTATCTTCACAAAGTTTAATGTTAAAAAATAGGGGCATCATAAAACGTTCAGGGGTAGATAATTTTAAAGCCATAACCCAAAAGCAAAGGGAGGGGAGAGCAGGATTATGAAGATTGCATTTGTTTATGATGCGTTATATCCAGAAATCAAAGGGGGCGTGGAACGTAGGCTGTATGAAATTGGAAAGAGACTTGCAAAAAGGCATGAGGTGCACTGGTACTCCTTCAATTGGTGGGGTTCTAATAAGCAACTAGAACGTGAAGGTATAATTATCCATGGCGTTGGAAGGCCCGTTCACTTCTACAAAGGTAACAAGCGGGATCCCAAGGAGGCAATAATGTTTTCTTGGAGACTATTGATGAAAAAAGTAAACTCTTACGACATTGTGGACTGCCAGGAGTTCCCTTACTTGCCCAGTTATTCGGCAAAATTCAAATTTGCCGATTCAGGTAATTTTGTAATAACGTGGCATGAGTATTGGGGAGAATATTGGGGAGAATACCTTCCTGCTGGGTCAAGAATTGGGAGATTAGTAGAAGATAACATGCTAAAACTGACAGAGAATCATGTCGTGGTTTCAAAACACACTTTGCAGAGGTTGTGTAAAGTACGAGCGGGGAGATTTGAGTTAATACCTAATGGTATTGACTTCAAAGCCATAAAAAAGGTACCTCCTCATCGGGAGAAGAGATATGATGCAGTATTCGTTGGCAGGCTCGTAGAACATAAAAATGTGATGTTGCTACTAAGAGCGATAAAGCCGATACGGACTGAGTATCCCACATTCAGAGTTGGAATAATTGGGGATGGGCCCCAGAAAAAAGAATTAGAAACTTTCACAAGAAGGCAAGGGCTACAGAAAAATGTAGAATTTCTGGGGTTCTTGGAGGATTTTGAGGAAGTTATAGCGATACTTAAATCTTCTAGGCTCTTAGCTTTCCCTTCTATGAGAGAAGGATTCGGCATGGTCGTTCTTGAAGCAAATGCCTCTGGAATTCCAGTAGTTACCGTGGATGCTCCCTTAAATGCATCAAAAGAACTGATATTGCCTGGAAAGAATGGTTATGTAAGCACTCCTACGCCGGAAGATTTTGCACAGAAAATCTTATTAGCGTGGGAAAATTCTTACAAGATGAGACGACAGTCTATCTCACTTGCAAGGAAATACGACTGGGATAATATCTCTAAGAAGTTGGAAAGATACTACAAGGGTGTGCTGCATGAAACCTGAGGTGACGGTTGTTTTACCTACAAGAAATGAGGAAAGGGCTATATCGATAATGCTGCCCCGTATCAGGGGTGTGCTGGAGAGGCTGGAGGTACCATACGAGATTATTGTTGTGGATAAGAGTGTCGATAAAACCCCTGAAATAGCCGAACAGCTCGGTGCGAAGGTTATTAAGCAGGAAGGTATTGGCTATGGCGATGCATACCTAACTGGGTTCAAACATGCAGATGGAAAGTTCATTATAATGATGGATCCCGATGGTAGCTATGACCCAGAGGATATTCCAAATATCTTGAAGCCCCTCCTAGAGGGGGAGGCAGACTTTGTAATAGGTACCCGGCTGAGGGGGAAGATGGATAAGGGCGCCATGCCCTGGCTTCACAAATATATTGGGAATCCCCTTCTAACCAAAATTCTCAACATCCTCTTCAAAGCTG of the Thermococcus onnurineus NA1 genome contains:
- a CDS encoding glycosyltransferase family 4 protein — encoded protein: MKIAFVYDALYPEIKGGVERRLYEIGKRLAKRHEVHWYSFNWWGSNKQLEREGIIIHGVGRPVHFYKGNKRDPKEAIMFSWRLLMKKVNSYDIVDCQEFPYLPSYSAKFKFADSGNFVITWHEYWGEYWGEYLPAGSRIGRLVEDNMLKLTENHVVVSKHTLQRLCKVRAGRFELIPNGIDFKAIKKVPPHREKRYDAVFVGRLVEHKNVMLLLRAIKPIRTEYPTFRVGIIGDGPQKKELETFTRRQGLQKNVEFLGFLEDFEEVIAILKSSRLLAFPSMREGFGMVVLEANASGIPVVTVDAPLNASKELILPGKNGYVSTPTPEDFAQKILLAWENSYKMRRQSISLARKYDWDNISKKLERYYKGVLHET